The sequence CTTATGCGCGATCGGCAGGCCGACCAGCGGGCCGGCGTGGCCGGTGTGAAGCAGCGCGTCGGCCGCTTTCGCCTGCGCGAGCGTCAGATCGGCGTCGACCTGAATGAAGGCGTTCAGGCTATTGGCCGCGTCAATCCGCTTCAGATAGAGCTGCGCCAGTTCGACTGCGGAGCATTCCTTGGCCGCCAGTGCGGCGCGCAGTTCCGTCAAGCTTTTTTCATGCATTGCGTTTTATCCTGGGCTTGATTCGCGAGTCTTGGTCGATCACTTACTCGATCACTTTCGGCACGAGGTACAGGCCGTCTTGCACAGCCGGCGCCGGGCGCTGGAAAGCTTCACGGTCGACCGTTTCGGTCACCGCATCGTCACGCAGGCGCAGCGCGACGTCTTCGATCTGCTCGATCGGGTGGGCAAGCGGGGCGATGCCGG comes from Burkholderia sp. GAS332 and encodes:
- a CDS encoding aspartyl/glutamyl-tRNA(Asn/Gln) amidotransferase subunit C, giving the protein MALTLTDVKRIAHLARLELADADAEHTLAQLNDFFGLVEQMQAVDTTGIAPLAHPIEQIEDVALRLRDDAVTETVDREAFQRPAPAVQDGLYLVPKVIE